In a genomic window of Roseiflexus castenholzii DSM 13941:
- a CDS encoding bifunctional 5,10-methylenetetrahydrofolate dehydrogenase/5,10-methenyltetrahydrofolate cyclohydrolase encodes MTAMILDGRALAKTLREELRADIQAFVQTTGVTPSLAVVKIAGDPASERYTRTIRKGCEDIGIVFYDHTLPPDTTQAALEETLHALSFDRAVNGILLHLPLPPGFDSNRAIAQIDPHKDVDGVHPYNAGLLAMGQPTMVPNTPAGGMELLLRNHILIKGQRATVVGRSVVVGKPMALLLLQEHATVTIAHSRTKDLASVVREADIVVAATGKPGLITADMVRPGAVVVDFGVNVLGDGKVVGDVDFAGVAEIASAITPVPGGTGPVTNIMLLRNVLRAARLQGVGRGE; translated from the coding sequence ATGACCGCTATGATACTCGATGGGCGCGCGCTGGCAAAAACGTTGCGCGAAGAGCTGCGCGCCGATATTCAGGCGTTTGTGCAGACAACCGGCGTCACACCGTCGCTTGCCGTTGTCAAGATAGCAGGCGATCCCGCATCCGAACGTTACACGCGCACAATCCGCAAAGGGTGCGAGGATATTGGCATTGTCTTCTACGATCACACCCTGCCGCCTGATACCACGCAGGCGGCTCTCGAAGAAACGCTGCATGCCCTCAGTTTCGACCGCGCCGTCAACGGTATTCTGCTGCATCTGCCGTTGCCGCCCGGGTTCGATAGCAATCGTGCGATCGCGCAGATCGATCCACACAAGGATGTCGATGGTGTGCATCCGTACAATGCCGGTCTACTTGCGATGGGACAACCGACAATGGTTCCTAATACTCCGGCTGGCGGCATGGAACTGCTGCTACGCAATCATATTCTGATCAAGGGACAGCGCGCAACTGTCGTTGGGCGCAGCGTCGTCGTCGGTAAGCCAATGGCGCTGCTGCTGCTCCAGGAGCATGCAACCGTTACTATTGCTCATTCGCGCACGAAAGACCTGGCATCCGTTGTGCGTGAAGCCGACATTGTTGTGGCAGCGACCGGTAAGCCGGGGTTGATTACTGCCGATATGGTCCGCCCCGGTGCTGTGGTTGTCGATTTCGGCGTCAACGTCCTCGGCGATGGAAAGGTTGTCGGCGATGTGGACTTTGCCGGCGTCGCCGAGATCGCTTCCGCCATCACACCGGTTCCCGGCGGTACAGGACCGGTGACCAACATCATGCTGCTGCGAAACGTTCTGCGCGCGGCGCGGTTGCAGGGGGTAGGGAGGGGGGAGTAG
- a CDS encoding O-antigen ligase family protein: MSLLSHSPRDDLAITLGRSPLIAALAAVLLGVIGGAGVAFGPFWLGFAALAALMGVYALLIDTRVGLAVVIGIATIIPFATLPFRAVVTPTLLTLALAALMGVWSLRLLVRRDERLIVTPIGLAIIGFLGITLFAFLLGSNASPEPSLIHNYVKFVMATLFFFSVVNCVRDRETVRWVIRFLIIGAALSALIALVLYVIPDQLALQILVSFGRIGYPTEGRVLRYVEDDPNGLMRAIGLSVDPNSFGGMLALIGALAATQAVSERPALPRRLLLIATGAILLALFLTYSRAALGGMIVAAMYVATLRYRRLWWVILAVGALAAALFIGLGVGERFVERVVEGVQFRDRANQMRLAEYQNAIAIIQAYPVFGIGFGQAPEIDLVAGVSSIYLAIAQRTGLVGLTAFLSIIAWFFARNWSVLRAAARSGDEERAAWLVALQAALAAALAVGLLDHYFFNIEFSHMSALLWGTVGLAVAIEGLEEETD; the protein is encoded by the coding sequence ATGAGTCTTTTATCACATTCTCCCCGTGATGACCTGGCGATAACGCTGGGACGCAGCCCGCTGATAGCGGCGCTGGCGGCGGTGCTGCTCGGTGTGATTGGCGGCGCTGGAGTGGCGTTCGGTCCGTTCTGGCTGGGTTTTGCGGCGCTGGCGGCGCTCATGGGCGTCTATGCGCTGCTGATCGACACCCGCGTCGGACTGGCGGTGGTGATCGGCATTGCCACCATCATTCCGTTTGCCACATTGCCCTTTCGCGCTGTAGTGACCCCGACGCTCCTGACACTGGCGCTGGCGGCGCTTATGGGGGTCTGGTCGCTACGGTTGCTGGTGCGCCGCGACGAGCGCCTGATCGTCACGCCGATTGGTTTGGCGATCATCGGTTTTTTGGGGATTACGCTGTTTGCCTTTCTACTCGGTTCCAATGCCAGTCCTGAACCCTCGCTGATCCACAACTATGTCAAATTTGTGATGGCGACGCTCTTCTTCTTCAGCGTTGTTAATTGTGTGCGCGACCGTGAGACGGTGCGCTGGGTCATCCGTTTTCTGATCATCGGTGCTGCGCTGTCCGCATTGATAGCCCTGGTTCTGTACGTTATTCCCGATCAACTGGCGCTTCAGATTCTGGTATCGTTTGGGCGTATCGGCTATCCGACCGAAGGGCGTGTGCTGCGGTATGTTGAGGATGATCCCAACGGCTTGATGCGCGCCATCGGTCTCTCGGTTGATCCCAACAGTTTTGGCGGGATGCTGGCATTGATCGGCGCCCTGGCAGCGACTCAGGCGGTGAGCGAACGTCCGGCGCTGCCGCGACGGTTGTTGCTGATCGCTACCGGCGCAATCCTGCTGGCGTTGTTCCTGACCTACTCGCGCGCAGCGCTTGGCGGCATGATCGTTGCGGCGATGTATGTGGCGACACTGCGCTATCGGCGGCTCTGGTGGGTCATCCTGGCGGTTGGAGCGCTGGCTGCCGCGCTCTTCATCGGGCTTGGCGTCGGGGAACGTTTCGTTGAGCGCGTGGTTGAGGGGGTGCAGTTCCGCGACCGGGCGAACCAGATGCGCCTGGCGGAGTACCAAAACGCAATTGCGATCATTCAGGCATATCCGGTATTCGGCATTGGTTTTGGTCAGGCGCCGGAGATCGATCTGGTGGCGGGAGTGTCGAGCATCTACCTGGCGATTGCACAACGCACCGGTCTGGTCGGTCTGACAGCGTTCCTGAGCATCATAGCCTGGTTTTTCGCGCGCAACTGGAGTGTGCTGCGCGCTGCGGCACGCTCAGGCGATGAAGAGCGCGCTGCGTGGCTGGTGGCGCTCCAGGCGGCGCTGGCGGCGGCATTGGCGGTGGGTTTGCTCGATCACTATTTCTTCAATATCGAGTTCAGCCACATGAGCGCGCTGTTGTGGGGCACAGTCGGTCTGGCAGTGGCGATTGAAGGATTGGAAGAGGAGACAGATTGA
- a CDS encoding NEW3 domain-containing protein, with amino-acid sequence MMRALRLMIVFITLVVLTVSAAAPVQAQEQDPQQTPRDLFLFTRYPVQEAIIGDPTTIRLTLGTDTTPQIVRLTTRNAPDGWNVSFRGDGKVIQAVYVYPKNEASVDFRVEPPKDVAAGTYRLTIVASGETREVTLPIELILKDKETSSTGLTLDVDLPRLRGTSGTTFRYNITVKNESDRETPVSLIAEAPRGFQIDFRFGGQSITSIPFGPNESKSLSLEVRPLPDIPAGSYEIPVLVQGGEYRATTTLVAELTGQPQLVLTTPDGRLSGEARIGEKTAIKLVVRNTGSAPARNIQLSASPPIGWTVEFEPQTISELANNQTVEVTANIQPSNQAIAGDYVVNLTARTDEGASDSAEFRVTVLTSTLWGLVGVALIAIAVVGVGMAVMRFGRR; translated from the coding sequence ATGATGCGAGCATTACGCCTGATGATCGTCTTCATCACACTTGTTGTCCTGACGGTGAGCGCCGCCGCTCCTGTGCAGGCGCAGGAACAGGATCCGCAGCAGACTCCCCGTGATCTCTTTCTATTTACCCGTTATCCGGTTCAGGAAGCCATCATCGGCGACCCGACAACCATCCGGTTGACGCTGGGAACCGATACCACGCCGCAGATTGTGCGTCTTACCACGCGCAATGCTCCCGACGGCTGGAACGTCAGTTTCCGCGGCGATGGCAAAGTTATTCAGGCGGTCTACGTCTATCCGAAAAACGAGGCATCGGTCGATTTCCGTGTCGAGCCGCCGAAGGATGTGGCGGCAGGAACGTATCGGCTCACTATCGTCGCCAGCGGTGAAACGCGCGAGGTGACGCTGCCGATTGAGTTGATACTTAAGGATAAAGAAACGTCGTCCACAGGGCTTACCCTCGATGTCGATCTACCCCGACTCCGTGGAACGTCCGGCACGACGTTCCGGTACAACATAACCGTGAAGAACGAAAGCGACCGGGAGACGCCGGTCAGTCTGATAGCAGAAGCGCCGCGTGGGTTCCAGATTGATTTCCGGTTTGGCGGTCAAAGTATCACAAGCATTCCGTTTGGTCCGAACGAGTCGAAGAGTCTGAGCCTCGAGGTGCGACCACTCCCCGATATACCGGCTGGCTCGTATGAAATCCCCGTACTGGTGCAGGGTGGCGAGTATCGCGCTACGACAACCCTTGTCGCCGAACTGACCGGTCAGCCGCAACTGGTGCTCACCACGCCCGATGGGCGCCTCTCCGGCGAAGCGCGCATTGGCGAGAAGACAGCCATTAAGTTGGTTGTGCGCAATACCGGCAGCGCGCCGGCCCGCAACATCCAATTGAGCGCATCACCACCCATTGGATGGACGGTCGAGTTTGAGCCGCAAACCATTTCCGAACTGGCAAATAACCAGACCGTTGAGGTCACGGCAAATATTCAACCCTCGAACCAGGCAATCGCCGGCGACTACGTGGTGAACTTGACCGCGCGGACTGATGAGGGCGCCTCCGACTCGGCAGAATTCCGGGTGACCGTGCTGACATCCACGCTCTGGGGGTTGGTCGGTGTTGCCCTGATTGCGATTGCCGTCGTTGGCGTCGGTATGGCGGTGATGCGCTTCGGACGCCGTTGA
- a CDS encoding anti-sigma factor family protein yields MTTQPQLSEHDLEILSAYIDGQVSADERRALERRLQEDAALRLAYEEMRATVQALRDLEPLRPPRSFTLDPARIAAQRPPAARLGWGRLLQVAGVFAGVLIVAIGVLNVLGSMRAGAPSMAVQPTAPAAAPFAVAPTEPPTTAAEVRESIPGSTVTAPIPHGGAAAPAALDNGAEAGTPQALTTIRATPELAMQPEVAPQPTIAPPAISSPGTVDLAQPTPLAEPSTPAGAPDPTLLLVVAVIVVLAGGVWLWRRSRG; encoded by the coding sequence ATGACGACGCAACCACAACTGAGCGAGCATGATCTGGAGATCCTTTCTGCCTATATCGACGGGCAGGTAAGCGCCGATGAGCGCCGTGCTCTTGAGCGCCGGCTCCAGGAAGATGCGGCGCTGCGCCTGGCATATGAAGAGATGCGCGCAACCGTGCAGGCGCTGCGCGACCTGGAGCCGCTGCGTCCGCCCCGCTCGTTTACCCTTGATCCTGCCAGGATTGCTGCACAGCGACCACCCGCCGCGCGCCTGGGTTGGGGACGACTGCTCCAGGTTGCCGGTGTCTTTGCAGGGGTGCTGATCGTCGCAATTGGGGTGCTCAACGTGCTTGGGTCAATGAGAGCGGGCGCTCCGTCGATGGCGGTTCAGCCAACTGCTCCCGCCGCTGCACCATTCGCTGTTGCGCCGACCGAACCGCCCACGACCGCCGCAGAAGTGCGCGAAAGCATCCCGGGATCTACGGTGACAGCGCCGATCCCACACGGTGGCGCCGCAGCGCCGGCCGCGCTCGATAACGGCGCGGAAGCGGGCACGCCACAGGCGCTGACGACGATCAGAGCAACGCCTGAACTCGCCATGCAGCCAGAAGTCGCGCCACAGCCGACGATCGCGCCACCCGCGATTTCGTCTCCGGGAACGGTCGATCTGGCGCAACCGACGCCACTTGCAGAGCCATCGACACCCGCCGGCGCTCCTGATCCAACGCTCCTGCTGGTCGTGGCCGTCATCGTGGTGCTGGCAGGCGGTGTCTGGCTCTGGCGAAGGTCCAGGGGTTAG
- a CDS encoding response regulator translates to MNPDCAYLLEAHERFLYVAPNAVVVLMMYPSLLPVYKALGAMNDDGCDNIWADRRRAMKEVRQGRILVVEEDYDLGRLFEAMLSIEGYHVTVTRHPDEAHRLLPQLEPNLIVFDWSFHNTRGYVWIDELRTSNHTAHIPVLLVCGAPPPRSIYEMLANAGVPIIEKPFDLIAFNRCIAALMHSRERAIGA, encoded by the coding sequence ATGAATCCCGATTGTGCGTATCTTCTTGAGGCGCACGAACGGTTTCTCTACGTAGCGCCCAACGCCGTCGTCGTCCTGATGATGTATCCTTCGTTGCTCCCCGTCTACAAAGCGTTGGGCGCTATGAATGATGATGGTTGTGACAACATCTGGGCGGACAGGAGACGTGCGATGAAAGAGGTGCGCCAGGGAAGGATTCTGGTAGTGGAAGAGGACTACGATCTGGGACGACTCTTTGAGGCGATGCTCAGCATCGAGGGATACCACGTCACCGTAACCCGTCATCCTGATGAAGCGCACCGCCTCCTCCCTCAACTCGAACCGAACCTGATCGTCTTCGACTGGTCGTTTCACAATACCAGAGGCTACGTATGGATTGATGAACTGCGCACCTCGAACCACACGGCGCACATCCCGGTGTTGCTGGTCTGCGGTGCGCCGCCGCCGCGCAGTATCTATGAAATGTTGGCGAATGCGGGTGTGCCGATCATCGAAAAGCCATTCGATCTGATCGCATTTAACCGTTGTATTGCAGCGCTTATGCATTCACGAGAACGCGCCATCGGCGCGTGA
- a CDS encoding RNA polymerase sigma factor, producing the protein MANEELRLVAAAQRGDVESFNALVRLYEGRVYNLCYRLLGDADSAADATQDAFLSAYRHLDAFRGGSFRSWVFRIATNVCYDALRARQRRPVVSLDAAGETSAEEPSSFQIADTSETPDEFALRRELARAIEAGLTQLPVDQRLVVVLCDLQGLTYEEIAEVTGANLGTIKSRLSRGRARLRDVLRQEELLPLRFRHEGEE; encoded by the coding sequence GTGGCAAACGAAGAATTGCGCCTGGTCGCGGCTGCACAGCGTGGCGATGTCGAAAGCTTCAACGCACTGGTGCGGCTCTACGAAGGGCGCGTCTACAACCTGTGCTATCGACTGCTTGGCGATGCCGACAGCGCGGCGGACGCCACCCAGGATGCGTTTCTGTCGGCGTACCGCCATCTGGATGCCTTTCGCGGCGGGTCCTTTCGTTCGTGGGTGTTTCGGATTGCCACCAACGTCTGTTATGATGCGCTGCGAGCGCGCCAGCGTCGCCCGGTCGTTTCACTCGACGCGGCTGGCGAGACCTCCGCTGAAGAACCATCATCGTTTCAGATTGCCGATACATCGGAGACACCCGACGAATTTGCGCTGCGTCGCGAACTGGCACGCGCCATCGAAGCCGGACTGACGCAACTGCCGGTCGATCAGCGCCTGGTCGTCGTGCTCTGCGATCTGCAAGGGCTGACGTATGAGGAAATCGCCGAGGTAACCGGCGCCAACCTGGGAACGATCAAGTCGCGCCTGAGTCGCGGGCGCGCTCGCCTTCGTGACGTGCTGCGCCAGGAGGAACTTCTCCCGTTGCGATTTCGTCATGAAGGGGAAGAGTGA
- a CDS encoding VTT domain-containing protein translates to MSEAGSQATGKQNAIPTRRRAWMRPVLVAAIAITLNIIAYLTIPPDLAYRLGAFGYLGVFLITLISNATIVIPIPYFGLVAALSPGLSMVGVGIAGALGSVIGESVGFFVGRSGRGVVEQTRFYRWVQRQLEHPWRAFFVLFALSAPPNPAFDVAGITAGAMGLPYWIFLIAVFLARLVRFGMIALFGGAT, encoded by the coding sequence GTGTCAGAAGCAGGAAGCCAGGCGACCGGCAAGCAAAACGCAATTCCAACCCGCCGGCGCGCCTGGATGCGTCCGGTGCTGGTTGCTGCCATCGCCATTACGCTGAATATCATCGCCTACCTCACGATTCCGCCGGATCTGGCTTACCGTCTGGGAGCGTTTGGTTATCTTGGAGTCTTTTTGATCACGCTGATCTCCAACGCCACCATTGTGATCCCAATTCCTTATTTCGGTCTGGTTGCGGCGCTTTCCCCTGGCTTGAGCATGGTCGGGGTTGGCATTGCAGGCGCGCTCGGTTCGGTGATTGGCGAGTCGGTCGGATTTTTCGTGGGACGGTCGGGGCGCGGCGTGGTGGAACAGACGCGGTTCTACCGTTGGGTGCAACGGCAACTCGAACATCCCTGGCGCGCATTCTTCGTGCTGTTTGCGCTCTCGGCGCCGCCCAACCCTGCGTTCGATGTGGCAGGAATCACGGCAGGAGCCATGGGGCTGCCGTACTGGATCTTCCTCATCGCCGTCTTTCTGGCGCGACTCGTGCGCTTTGGCATGATCGCGCTCTTCGGCGGAGCGACATAG
- the ltaE gene encoding low-specificity L-threonine aldolase — protein MPSKPIDLRSDTVTLPTPAMRTAMARAEVGDDVYGEDPTINRLEEFAAQRVGKAAAMFVPSGTMGNLCALLAHCQRGDEVIVGDASHIYNYEAGGASVVGGVAFHVLPNQPDGTIALDHLRAAVRWLDDPHCAETRLICLENTHNSCGGVALSPEYLASVAAFARERGLLVHLDGARMFNAAIALSVDVTELTRHVDSVMFCLSKGLAAPVGSVVCGDEAFIRRARRARKVLGGSMRQAGVIAAAGIVALETMVDRLEEDHANARMLAEGLAGFPQIVIEPERVQTNIVIFTLRDGISAEEFVVRLRERGVLMGDMGGGRVRAVTHYGIDAGDITETLAVAEEVLRAGSGVRDQGFPLH, from the coding sequence ATGCCCTCCAAACCAATCGATCTTCGGAGCGACACGGTAACATTGCCCACCCCGGCGATGCGCACGGCAATGGCGCGCGCCGAAGTGGGTGATGACGTGTATGGCGAAGACCCGACGATCAACCGACTGGAAGAATTCGCGGCGCAGCGCGTCGGCAAAGCGGCAGCGATGTTCGTCCCCAGCGGCACGATGGGGAATCTCTGCGCACTGCTGGCACACTGCCAGCGTGGAGATGAAGTGATTGTCGGTGACGCATCACACATCTACAACTATGAGGCAGGAGGAGCCTCGGTAGTGGGAGGTGTGGCATTCCATGTCCTCCCCAATCAGCCCGATGGAACCATCGCGCTTGATCACCTGCGCGCAGCCGTGCGCTGGCTCGACGACCCGCATTGCGCCGAGACGCGGCTGATCTGCCTGGAAAATACGCACAACAGTTGTGGCGGCGTGGCGCTATCGCCGGAATACCTGGCATCCGTCGCAGCATTCGCCCGCGAACGCGGTCTGCTGGTGCATCTCGACGGAGCACGTATGTTCAACGCTGCAATAGCGCTCAGCGTAGATGTTACCGAACTGACACGCCATGTGGATAGCGTCATGTTCTGCCTGTCGAAAGGTCTGGCGGCGCCGGTAGGGTCAGTCGTTTGCGGCGATGAAGCCTTCATCCGGCGCGCCCGACGCGCGCGCAAGGTCCTGGGTGGCAGCATGCGCCAGGCAGGTGTGATTGCCGCAGCAGGCATCGTCGCGCTGGAAACGATGGTAGACCGGCTGGAGGAGGATCACGCGAATGCGCGGATGCTTGCGGAGGGTCTGGCAGGTTTCCCTCAGATTGTGATCGAGCCTGAGCGCGTGCAGACCAACATCGTCATCTTTACCCTGCGCGATGGCATATCCGCCGAGGAATTCGTCGTGCGCCTGCGCGAGCGTGGCGTCCTGATGGGAGATATGGGAGGCGGGCGGGTCCGCGCTGTTACCCACTATGGTATCGATGCCGGGGATATTACCGAAACGCTTGCGGTGGCGGAAGAGGTATTGAGGGCGGGATCAGGAGTCAGGGATCAGGGGTTTCCATTGCATTAA
- a CDS encoding sensor histidine kinase has translation MDTKRHPFPWQASVLLIFAGAPLIAGTISFISALNLLGQPSIGILPLWQGAIRCNAVSPITPPSWPGMASGALQTGDCIEMINDVSALTWPYRELERYADSHNQSNLVDLIIRRGGEPLIVRVPVLRLTWLHVLQLQAGIIPIILVVWTLALVVLLAQPHTEANRVFAALFLVLALAIAGLFHGLNDAEGRYYTAFTIVSSMAWIGPLLHHLALLTPRPLPRFAFLRFALHPIGLAAMTLHLDSMLEFVPLLQPWRGSAPGVASAINGVTMLIGLAAFLGRVGFWAWRGDRSIADQMWVLLMSWGLGAGPLTLASAYYLLTYRAPLWTSLQPFLFCLLILCTGTAYAMLRYQSFAYRGRVLNVLAMIYLSAAIACVVMVIVLIGIFRTPVDGLLFMALWSATFATTLFWHTDSPFRRLYRRFFLRHQHHYQATLDFATRMNQTSDLDALVQQGATLIRQAVMSDWVAVRHALASDRIWLATATIIEIRQANPPHADTTCLPETPAVICQLASEGELLGTLYVGARHVPEPLDEEDERLIGLLATMLAHAMHIRAQIQRLSEVPALMIAAQEQERERIAQEIHDGVLPVLGALPFGLTQIEQSVQTGAPADTIISICEAYRERAVRTTRELRSILRHLQPPIVGGTHLGLSIQAFTQEICNLYQVQATIHGATVVYPLDEFTSRHAYRIIQQAIVNALQHARPDRLDVSIEAEQHGWTCRVSDNGHGFDPQQSSQTNGFGIFSMRERARIIGATLTIESQPGQGTTVTLRVKGKKREGRKESGALNIEGGQSTPLRYSSEALRVENESTRIAS, from the coding sequence ATGGACACAAAGCGCCATCCTTTCCCCTGGCAGGCATCTGTTCTGCTGATCTTCGCCGGTGCGCCGCTCATTGCGGGAACCATCAGTTTCATCAGTGCGCTCAACCTCCTTGGGCAGCCATCGATCGGCATTCTGCCGTTGTGGCAGGGTGCGATCAGGTGCAACGCCGTGTCGCCGATTACGCCGCCGTCCTGGCCCGGCATGGCAAGCGGCGCGTTGCAAACCGGGGATTGCATCGAGATGATCAATGACGTTTCAGCACTTACGTGGCCATATAGGGAGTTGGAGCGCTATGCCGATAGTCACAACCAGAGCAATCTGGTCGATCTCATCATTCGTCGCGGCGGCGAGCCGCTGATAGTTCGAGTGCCGGTGCTGCGGTTGACGTGGCTCCACGTGCTTCAGTTGCAGGCGGGAATCATCCCGATCATTCTGGTTGTCTGGACGCTGGCGCTCGTCGTACTGCTGGCGCAACCGCACACCGAGGCGAACCGGGTGTTCGCCGCACTGTTCCTGGTGCTGGCGCTGGCGATTGCCGGGCTGTTTCACGGGTTGAACGATGCAGAGGGACGGTATTACACTGCCTTCACTATTGTGAGCAGTATGGCGTGGATTGGACCGCTGCTGCATCATCTGGCGCTGCTGACGCCGCGACCACTCCCGCGATTTGCATTTTTGCGCTTCGCGCTCCATCCCATTGGTCTGGCAGCAATGACCCTGCATCTTGACAGCATGCTCGAATTTGTGCCACTCCTTCAGCCATGGCGCGGTTCCGCGCCCGGAGTCGCCAGTGCGATCAACGGCGTCACAATGCTGATCGGGCTGGCAGCGTTTCTGGGACGGGTAGGGTTCTGGGCATGGCGCGGCGACCGCTCAATTGCCGATCAGATGTGGGTGTTGTTGATGTCGTGGGGACTCGGCGCAGGACCGCTGACCCTGGCAAGCGCGTATTATCTACTGACATACCGCGCGCCCTTGTGGACTTCGCTTCAGCCATTCCTCTTTTGTCTGCTCATCCTCTGCACCGGCACAGCCTATGCAATGCTGCGCTACCAGAGTTTCGCGTATCGCGGGCGCGTTCTGAACGTCCTGGCGATGATCTACCTGAGCGCTGCCATCGCGTGCGTTGTGATGGTTATTGTTCTGATCGGCATCTTCCGCACACCGGTTGACGGCTTGCTGTTTATGGCGCTCTGGAGCGCAACATTCGCAACCACTCTCTTCTGGCACACCGACAGTCCGTTTCGTCGTCTGTATCGACGCTTTTTCCTGCGGCACCAGCATCACTACCAGGCAACGCTCGACTTTGCGACGCGCATGAACCAGACATCTGACCTCGATGCCTTGGTGCAACAGGGCGCTACACTGATACGCCAGGCGGTGATGTCGGATTGGGTTGCGGTACGCCACGCGCTTGCGTCGGATCGGATATGGCTGGCGACCGCGACGATCATCGAGATACGCCAGGCGAATCCGCCGCATGCCGATACAACGTGCCTTCCTGAAACGCCTGCGGTCATCTGTCAACTCGCCAGCGAAGGAGAACTGCTGGGAACCCTGTATGTCGGAGCGCGTCACGTACCGGAACCGCTCGATGAAGAAGATGAACGTCTGATCGGCCTGCTGGCAACCATGCTGGCACATGCCATGCATATTCGCGCACAAATTCAACGTCTCTCAGAAGTGCCGGCATTGATGATTGCGGCGCAGGAACAGGAACGTGAGCGCATTGCGCAGGAGATTCACGACGGCGTCCTGCCAGTGTTAGGCGCTCTTCCGTTTGGGCTGACACAGATCGAACAGAGCGTGCAGACAGGCGCTCCCGCAGATACCATCATCTCGATATGCGAAGCATACCGGGAGCGCGCTGTCAGAACGACCAGGGAACTGCGCAGTATTCTGCGCCATCTGCAACCGCCGATTGTTGGCGGAACGCACCTGGGTCTTTCTATCCAGGCGTTTACGCAGGAAATCTGCAATCTCTACCAGGTTCAGGCGACGATCCATGGCGCCACGGTGGTCTATCCGCTAGACGAATTCACCTCGCGCCATGCCTACCGGATCATCCAGCAGGCGATTGTCAACGCGCTGCAACATGCGCGCCCGGATCGATTGGATGTGTCTATCGAGGCAGAGCAGCATGGATGGACGTGCCGCGTCTCAGACAACGGGCATGGCTTCGATCCCCAACAGTCATCGCAGACAAACGGTTTCGGCATCTTCTCGATGCGCGAGCGAGCGCGGATCATTGGCGCCACGCTGACCATCGAATCACAGCCGGGGCAGGGAACAACCGTGACCCTGCGGGTGAAGGGCAAAAAGAGAGAGGGCAGAAAGGAGAGCGGCGCGTTGAACATTGAAGGTGGGCAGAGCACGCCGTTGCGCTACAGCAGCGAAGCATTGCGCGTTGAAAATGAAAGCACAAGGATCGCCTCATGA
- a CDS encoding bifunctional UDP-N-acetylglucosamine diphosphorylase/glucosamine-1-phosphate N-acetyltransferase GlmU encodes MIPFFTTVRLGVVVLAAGEGTRMRSALPKVLHPLCGRPLIGHILAAVDALQPAIGTIVLASDALDTVRARFGDTYRYVVQSERLGTGHATLQARSIMVNQCDDALVLVGDAPLIRSATLQRLVALRREQNALVALLSFTADPPTGYGRVIRDAEGNVTAIVEERDATDTQRAVTEVNSGILCFDAAWMWPALDRIQRSPVKGEYYLTDLVALAIADHGIGAVQALRADDPSETLGVNDRVQLAQAEHVLRLRLLDALMRSGVTVVDPAATYVDVDVVVGQDTTLLPGTMLRGATRVGARCTIGPHTSLIDTIVADDAHVRYTLAEGVVIPAHAVIGPFAHLRGAQHAVDEVYQA; translated from the coding sequence ATGATCCCCTTCTTCACGACAGTGCGATTGGGAGTTGTTGTTCTTGCCGCCGGTGAAGGCACTCGTATGCGGTCGGCGCTGCCGAAGGTATTGCATCCGCTCTGCGGGCGGCCGCTGATCGGTCATATTCTCGCGGCGGTGGATGCGTTGCAACCGGCAATCGGCACGATTGTGCTCGCTTCTGATGCGCTCGACACAGTCCGCGCGCGTTTTGGCGACACGTATCGATACGTGGTCCAATCTGAACGTCTTGGCACCGGGCATGCAACCCTTCAGGCGCGTTCGATCATGGTTAATCAGTGCGACGATGCGCTGGTGCTGGTTGGTGATGCGCCACTGATCCGCAGCGCCACGCTACAACGCCTCGTGGCGTTGCGCCGCGAACAGAATGCTCTGGTAGCACTGCTCAGCTTTACGGCAGACCCGCCAACCGGCTATGGTCGGGTCATCCGTGATGCAGAGGGGAATGTGACCGCGATTGTTGAAGAGCGTGACGCAACCGATACCCAACGCGCCGTGACTGAGGTCAACAGTGGCATCCTGTGCTTCGATGCCGCCTGGATGTGGCCCGCGCTCGACCGTATCCAGCGCAGTCCTGTCAAAGGCGAATACTACCTGACGGATCTGGTTGCGCTGGCGATTGCCGATCACGGCATCGGCGCAGTGCAGGCGCTCCGCGCTGACGATCCGTCAGAGACGCTTGGCGTCAATGATCGGGTGCAACTGGCGCAGGCAGAGCACGTTTTGCGTCTGCGCCTGCTCGATGCGCTCATGCGCAGCGGGGTGACGGTTGTTGACCCTGCCGCAACCTATGTGGATGTCGATGTCGTTGTCGGGCAGGATACGACCCTGTTGCCGGGAACGATGTTGCGTGGCGCGACCCGCGTGGGCGCCCGCTGCACCATTGGTCCGCACACATCACTGATTGATACGATTGTTGCTGATGACGCGCATGTGCGCTACACGCTCGCCGAAGGGGTCGTGATACCGGCGCATGCCGTCATCGGTCCGTTTGCCCATCTGCGCGGCGCGCAGCATGCAGTTGACGAAGTCTATCAGGCGTAA